A window of the Alnus glutinosa chromosome 4, dhAlnGlut1.1, whole genome shotgun sequence genome harbors these coding sequences:
- the LOC133867351 gene encoding uncharacterized protein LOC133867351 — translation MVLLKTPQHGSGSSSKLTSAGLFISMSAFMALCAKKAGRLSRKLKPKPMSDRKLDLKSSPLVTRPKQLITTLSNKAISFMHPKLDKEGSDAGGPELKDWGDGGVWQRTILMGDKCEPLDFSGVIYYDSDGKQLNEVPIRSPRASPLPGYLTRAGKSEL, via the coding sequence ATGGTCCTCCTCAAAACACCACAACACGGTTCCGGCTCGTCGTCGAAGCTGACATCAGCCGGCTTGTTCATCTCGATGTCGGCCTTCATGGCTCTATGCGCCAAGAAAGCCGGTCGTCTCTCGCGCAAGCTCAAACCCAAGCCAATGAGCGATCGAAAACTCGACCTTAAATCGTCGCCCTTAGTTACGCGGCCGAAGCAGCTCATAACGACCTTAAGCAACAAGGCGATCAGCTTCATGCACCCAAAGCTCGACAAGGAAGGCAGCGACGCTGGTGGGCCCGAGCTGAAGGACTGGGGTGACGGTGGGGTCTGGCAAAGGACGATCTTGATGGGGGACAAGTGTGAGCCGTTGGATTTCTCGGGCGTAATTTATTACGATAGTGACGGAAAGCAGCTGAACGAGGTGCCTATCAGGTCGCCACGAGCGAGTCCACTGCCGGGGTATCTCACTAGGGCCGGGAAATCAGAGCTGTGA